The Parabacteroides sp. AD58 genome includes a window with the following:
- a CDS encoding glycosyltransferase family 2 protein produces MYETQLSIVIVNYNVKYFLEQCLYSVRAATQGLETDIYVVDNHSTDQSIAYLRPLFPEVTFIENQENVGFAKANNQAFRICKGEYVLMLNPDTVIGEESLRSLYFFMEDHPEAGALGLKMLNGNGVFLAESKRSFPTPWVSFCKLFGLSKLFPNSPKYASYALPYLSPDEQHEVDVLCGAFMLMRHEALDKIGLLDEDFFMYGEDIDLSYRFIQGGYKNYYMPERMLHYKGESTQKMSYRFLQRFYGAMLIFYRKHYSQSSPLLSLAVRTAVMLRAGLTTLCNIGRKKSATPKHRRVLVVCRKESLEEAKKIIAKKFPTCEYINLWDLNEERITAAVCRKNQMKRFTDIVFVYPDTRFEQMFLLMDLMPNKQMIYHIFHREHNLFVSPGK; encoded by the coding sequence ATGTACGAGACTCAGTTATCTATCGTTATCGTTAATTATAATGTCAAGTATTTTCTGGAGCAATGCCTCTATTCGGTCCGGGCGGCTACGCAAGGCTTGGAAACAGACATTTATGTAGTCGACAACCATTCAACCGATCAGTCTATTGCCTATCTGCGACCATTGTTTCCGGAAGTCACTTTCATCGAAAATCAGGAGAATGTTGGTTTTGCCAAAGCCAACAACCAGGCATTCCGGATCTGCAAAGGAGAATACGTACTGATGCTGAATCCCGATACAGTGATTGGAGAAGAATCACTGCGGAGTCTTTACTTCTTTATGGAAGATCATCCCGAAGCTGGAGCTTTAGGATTAAAGATGCTTAACGGAAATGGCGTATTCCTGGCAGAAAGCAAGCGTTCCTTCCCAACACCTTGGGTTTCATTCTGCAAGTTGTTCGGATTATCAAAACTATTCCCCAACTCACCCAAGTATGCCAGCTATGCTTTGCCGTATCTTTCACCGGATGAACAACACGAAGTGGATGTGCTCTGCGGGGCTTTCATGCTAATGCGTCACGAGGCTCTCGACAAGATCGGATTATTGGACGAAGACTTCTTTATGTACGGTGAAGACATCGATCTATCCTATCGGTTTATCCAGGGAGGTTACAAGAATTACTACATGCCGGAGCGGATGCTGCATTATAAAGGAGAAAGCACACAGAAAATGTCATATCGTTTTCTCCAGCGTTTTTATGGAGCCATGCTGATCTTCTACCGTAAGCATTATTCCCAGTCGTCTCCTTTATTAAGCCTGGCTGTCAGAACGGCCGTTATGCTTCGTGCCGGATTGACAACACTCTGTAATATAGGCAGGAAAAAGTCGGCTACGCCTAAACATCGCCGTGTATTAGTGGTTTGCCGGAAAGAATCTTTGGAAGAAGCAAAGAAAATCATTGCTAAGAAATTTCCGACCTGCGAATATATCAATCTATGGGACTTGAATGAAGAACGGATTACAGCGGCTGTCTGCCGGAAGAATCAGATGAAGCGTTTTACCGACATTGTCTTCGTTTATCCGGACACCCGCTTCGAACAGATGTTTCTGTTGATGGACTTAATGCCCAACAAGCAGATGATCTATCATATCTTCCACAGAGAACACAACTTATTTGTTTCACCTGGAAAATAA
- the fabD gene encoding ACP S-malonyltransferase, which produces MKAYVFPGQGAQFVGMGKDLYDNNSLAKEMFEKANDILGFRITDLMFAGTDEDLKQTKVTQPAIFLHSVILAKTLGEDFQPDMTAGHSLGEFSALVAAGALSFEDGLVLVSKRAMAMQKACEKTPSTMAAVLALPDAKVEEICAGIHDEVVVCANYNCPGQIVISGTIPGIDEACEKMLAAGAKRALKLKVGGAFHSPLMEPARAELAAAIESTSFKAPSCPVYQNVSTKGETCPDTIKANLIAQLTAPVRWTQSVQNMIADGATHFIELGPGSVLQGLIKKINKEVTTEGRQ; this is translated from the coding sequence ATGAAAGCGTATGTATTTCCCGGTCAGGGCGCGCAGTTTGTAGGTATGGGCAAAGACCTGTACGACAACAATTCTCTTGCAAAAGAGATGTTTGAAAAAGCGAACGATATTTTAGGTTTCCGTATTACAGACCTGATGTTCGCAGGTACAGATGAAGATTTGAAACAAACGAAAGTTACTCAGCCTGCCATCTTCCTTCACTCCGTGATCCTGGCTAAAACATTGGGCGAAGACTTCCAGCCGGATATGACAGCAGGTCATTCATTAGGTGAATTTTCTGCTTTGGTAGCAGCCGGAGCCTTGTCGTTCGAAGACGGTTTGGTTTTGGTTTCAAAACGTGCCATGGCAATGCAGAAAGCTTGTGAAAAGACTCCGTCGACAATGGCAGCCGTATTGGCATTGCCGGATGCAAAGGTGGAAGAAATCTGTGCAGGTATTCATGACGAGGTAGTAGTTTGTGCCAACTATAATTGTCCGGGACAGATCGTTATTTCCGGTACGATTCCAGGTATTGACGAAGCATGCGAAAAGATGCTGGCAGCAGGAGCTAAACGTGCTCTGAAGCTGAAAGTAGGTGGTGCATTCCATTCTCCGCTGATGGAACCGGCCCGTGCCGAACTGGCAGCAGCCATCGAATCAACTTCATTCAAGGCTCCTTCTTGTCCGGTTTACCAGAATGTAAGCACCAAGGGTGAAACTTGTCCGGATACCATCAAGGCAAACTTGATTGCTCAGCTGACAGCTCCGGTTCGCTGGACGCAGTCTGTTCAGAACATGATCGCTGATGGAGCTACACATTTCATCGAATTAGGTCCGGGCAGCGTTCTGCAGGGTCTGATCAAGAAGATCAACAAAGAAGTTACAACGGAAGGCAGACAATAA
- a CDS encoding GNAT family N-acetyltransferase, producing the protein MTLLRDDLIQLRAIEPEDLDVLYRWENNADWWEVGDTLAPFSKYVLREYIAESHRDIYDLKQLRLIIEHRKDQKAAGLMDLFNFDPHHSRAAMGMLVDPAYQHQGIGRRALKLTLEYGFSFLKLHQLYVHIPAQNTASLQLFLTNGFEIQGTLKDWLHTTEGYKDVLVLQRIRAQEKKRD; encoded by the coding sequence ATGACTTTACTACGAGACGACCTAATACAGCTGAGAGCCATTGAACCAGAAGATCTGGATGTTTTATACCGATGGGAAAATAATGCCGACTGGTGGGAAGTTGGCGATACATTAGCTCCTTTTTCGAAATATGTACTACGAGAGTACATTGCTGAATCACATCGCGACATCTATGATCTCAAACAATTGCGATTGATCATCGAACACCGGAAAGACCAGAAAGCAGCCGGTCTGATGGATCTTTTCAATTTTGACCCGCATCATAGCCGGGCAGCCATGGGAATGCTTGTCGATCCGGCATATCAACATCAAGGAATAGGAAGGCGAGCCCTCAAACTGACGCTCGAGTATGGTTTTTCCTTCTTAAAACTTCATCAGCTGTATGTACATATCCCGGCCCAAAATACAGCCAGTCTGCAACTATTCCTCACGAATGGATTTGAGATTCAGGGGACACTGAAAGACTGGCTCCATACAACCGAAGGATATAAAGACGTTCTCGTTCTGCAGCGAATCCGCGCTCAGGAAAAGAAAAGAGATTAA
- a CDS encoding Sec-independent protein translocase subunit TatA/TatB — MDNLLFIGNLGTGEIIIIALIVLLLFGGKKIPELMKGLGKGVKNFKDGVKGLEDDIKLDDTDNKGKN; from the coding sequence ATGGATAATTTACTATTTATTGGAAATTTAGGAACAGGCGAAATCATTATTATCGCCCTGATTGTGCTTTTGTTGTTTGGTGGTAAGAAAATTCCTGAACTGATGAAAGGCTTGGGTAAAGGAGTGAAGAATTTTAAAGACGGCGTTAAAGGCTTAGAAGACGATATTAAGTTAGACGATACGGACAACAAAGGTAAGAACTAA
- a CDS encoding YqgE/AlgH family protein, with protein sequence MISNNNIFKVVHNDLLPQPGRLLISEPFLRDAYFQRSVVLLVEHSGDTGSMGFILNKKTDMTINMLFSEFEHLPEIPIYLGGPVASNRLFFVHSLGNTVVPNSFAINDHLYFDGDFDALRDYMLSGNSIHDKVKFFIGYSGWEKGQLKDEIKANSWAVGHADDQRVFEDSGEAFWKHSVVNLGEQYRPWIQFPKDPFLN encoded by the coding sequence ATGATCTCTAATAATAACATCTTTAAAGTAGTCCACAATGATTTACTTCCTCAGCCTGGTCGTTTATTGATTTCGGAACCTTTCTTGCGTGACGCCTATTTCCAGCGTTCGGTAGTCTTATTGGTCGAGCACTCCGGTGATACGGGTTCCATGGGGTTTATCCTGAATAAAAAGACAGACATGACAATCAACATGCTGTTCTCTGAATTCGAACATTTACCGGAAATACCTATTTATTTAGGTGGTCCGGTGGCATCAAACCGGTTGTTCTTCGTTCATTCATTGGGCAATACGGTTGTTCCCAATTCATTTGCCATCAATGATCATTTGTATTTTGACGGAGATTTCGACGCTTTACGGGATTATATGCTTTCGGGAAATAGCATTCATGATAAAGTAAAGTTCTTCATCGGATATTCGGGTTGGGAGAAAGGGCAGTTGAAAGATGAAATCAAAGCCAACTCCTGGGCCGTAGGTCATGCTGATGACCAACGGGTGTTTGAAGATTCGGGTGAGGCTTTCTGGAAGCATTCTGTTGTGAATTTGGGAGAACAGTATCGCCCGTGGATTCAATTTCCAAAAGATCCGTTTTTGAATTAA
- the tatC gene encoding twin-arginine translocase subunit TatC translates to MEQQDEMSFWDHLEELRWTLFRIIVALFIFAIAGFSVMPWLFDHVVTAPCYSDFITYREMCKISSVLSVLPDFCNEDFHVNIVNIKLASQFFTHMTTSFWLALLLTFPYMMYEIWKFISPALYENEKKNVRWVFLCGTIMFFIGCAVGYFLVFPMTLRFLATYQLSAAIVEQVSLDSYMDNFLMLIFVMGLVFEMPLVSWLLSQIGVLNRSFFHKYRRHAIVALLVAAAFITPSSDPFTLGIVFFPLYGLYELSAFFVKKAPKEDETETELEAE, encoded by the coding sequence ATGGAACAACAAGATGAAATGTCATTCTGGGATCACCTGGAAGAACTTCGTTGGACCTTATTTCGCATCATTGTAGCTCTTTTTATCTTTGCCATTGCCGGTTTTTCGGTAATGCCGTGGTTGTTCGACCATGTGGTGACGGCTCCTTGCTATTCTGATTTTATTACGTACAGGGAAATGTGCAAGATCAGTTCGGTACTCTCCGTTTTACCTGATTTCTGCAATGAAGATTTCCATGTGAATATTGTCAATATCAAGTTGGCGTCGCAGTTTTTTACTCACATGACGACTTCGTTCTGGCTGGCTCTTCTGCTGACATTCCCGTATATGATGTACGAGATCTGGAAGTTTATCAGTCCGGCTTTGTATGAGAACGAAAAGAAAAACGTCCGCTGGGTGTTTTTGTGCGGCACGATCATGTTCTTCATTGGTTGTGCTGTCGGGTACTTCCTGGTGTTTCCGATGACGCTCCGCTTTCTGGCGACTTATCAGTTAAGTGCGGCGATCGTCGAGCAAGTATCGTTGGATTCGTATATGGACAATTTCCTGATGCTTATTTTTGTGATGGGACTTGTCTTTGAAATGCCGCTCGTGTCGTGGCTTCTGTCGCAGATCGGTGTGTTGAATCGCTCATTCTTCCACAAGTACCGTCGTCATGCCATTGTGGCTTTGCTGGTAGCGGCTGCCTTTATTACACCAAGTAGTGATCCGTTTACGTTGGGTATCGTCTTTTTCCCGCTTTACGGGCTATATGAATTGAGTGCGTTCTTTGTGAAGAAAGCACCAAAGGAGGACGAGACAGAAACGGAACTCGAAGCGGAATAA
- a CDS encoding translocation/assembly module TamB domain-containing protein codes for MLSLVWILYVVPILLVNIPFVQKEIATTATQELSRRLGVPVQIERVDIEWFNRLVLEGLYLEDQQGKVMFKANHVAAGFDILPLLDGKLTFNTVRLFGPHIHLSRKTATDPLNLKFVIDAFASKDTTPKKKLDIDLRFNTVLIRQGHFSYDVEDVPQTPDKFNAKHIDIRDLSAKISLKALRKDSIHAQIKKLSLKEGSGFSLDKLTLSVVGNSDSIYVKDFKIALPQTDLRISEAKVDLTEIDSTASNFVDKAKLSLRIAPSHVRLRDLSAFVPAFRNFTDSIEIYAQAAGHVNHFSLKNLTLRYGKKMLLVGKMDLKGITHPQEAYVYGQVSKMYITTVGLSDLLNNFSKDRVVLPAPFVKLGTINFTGEISGFFDNLVAYGRLSTAVGSLQTDLIFGNDKAKNVAAFLKGRVQTNELNLEELLGEQSQLGKAKCGIRIDTKRPVGGHFAGEIQANVERLDYKNYTYQDIRLAGSFRRNAFDGSLQVEDPNISLLVNGLLESKKENTVVNLAVDLAHFKPDKLHLSDKYEEPDISLSLNADFTGNNIDNVVGTIEVDDLSFKTKPDSFALKKLLVKAGSENGLRQLKISSDIVNGEVNGAYSFGTIVPSFMNTLKGYIPTLINTRTLSKKVDENDFTMLLTIENTEALSHTLKLPVTMLQPARIAGSYNNAYNKFRFEAYLPQFQLGNSSFEGGYLHCSNPTDKMDLSLKATQYNAKGTRNYLDLHLDAKEDCVNTYVKWNNNKEHRFGADVSATTCFFMEEPDPEDKEAKPVLRTEIALHETPLIVNDTVWYIRPSSVTLRNGKIDVNNFVVERGKEFVHLNGMVSKEVTDSLKMDLNNFELGYIFDILNIESVKFTGKATGKFNICDLYGSRMLNTDLEVQDFSFNGVKLGRLNLFSEWDDSQRGILMLGSIYKNDSTWSDVSGYIYPVRTPEREPGLSLHFDANDMNIAFLQPFMEKIVQNVKGSGFGKIHLFGPFKELNVVGDAYVADGGMGIEFLNTYYTFSDSIHLDTTSIQIRNLAFHDKFNHTGHVDLRVNHAHFKNFDYHVNIQADNMLMYDVPEKQNPLIYGVVYGTGTAAINGNGQVTNFDINMQSRPNTHVYLNFMGNSTASEYDFITFVDKKKLREEALLREEAVRDSIAGQLFADDESSDLRMNFLLDITPDANIELIIDPNAGDRIKGYGSGSMQIQYGTRSDVRIYGNFGIESGNYNFSLQQLIHKDFKIREGSMISFNGDPFNANLDINAIYNVTANLSDLDQSLALESARTNVPVNCVLQLSGMLRQPSISFDLELPGSNEELERQMKSLIDTDDMMTRQIVYLLVLNKFYTPEYTGTQGSNNFTAVASSALSSQISSLLNNITDKVQIGTNIRASEDGITDTEVEMLLSSQLLNNRLLFNGNFGYKNNPTQKNAIIGEFDLEYKLTRSGEIRLKAYNHANDMYQYLKQALTTQGVGIMFKKDFTHFSELFQRRRRLFPLPMPADTVSVPLAPKDSVR; via the coding sequence TTGCTCTCGTTGGTTTGGATTCTGTATGTAGTTCCAATCCTGCTGGTCAATATTCCGTTTGTACAAAAAGAGATTGCAACGACGGCAACGCAGGAATTGTCTCGTCGGCTGGGTGTGCCGGTGCAGATAGAGCGGGTCGATATTGAATGGTTTAACCGTCTGGTGTTAGAAGGTCTGTATTTGGAAGATCAGCAAGGAAAAGTCATGTTCAAGGCAAATCATGTCGCTGCCGGCTTTGATATTTTACCTTTGTTGGATGGAAAACTTACATTTAATACAGTTCGTCTGTTTGGTCCGCATATTCATTTAAGTCGGAAAACGGCTACTGATCCGTTAAATCTGAAGTTTGTCATTGATGCATTTGCTTCAAAAGATACAACGCCCAAGAAAAAACTGGATATAGATTTGCGGTTTAATACTGTTCTGATTCGTCAGGGACATTTCAGTTATGATGTGGAAGATGTCCCTCAGACTCCGGATAAATTTAATGCCAAACATATAGATATTCGTGATTTAAGCGCCAAGATTTCTTTGAAAGCTTTGCGTAAAGATAGTATTCATGCCCAAATCAAGAAATTGTCTTTAAAGGAAGGTTCAGGTTTCTCGTTAGACAAACTGACCTTGTCGGTTGTTGGAAATTCTGATAGTATCTATGTTAAAGATTTTAAGATAGCTTTACCTCAAACAGATTTGCGTATATCAGAAGCTAAAGTAGATTTGACTGAGATTGACAGTACGGCTTCCAATTTTGTGGATAAAGCGAAGTTGTCTTTGCGGATTGCTCCTTCACACGTCCGTTTGCGGGATTTATCGGCATTTGTTCCTGCCTTCCGCAATTTTACAGATTCTATTGAGATTTATGCACAAGCTGCTGGACATGTGAATCATTTCAGTCTGAAAAATCTGACGTTGAGATATGGTAAAAAGATGCTTCTGGTTGGGAAGATGGACTTGAAGGGTATTACTCATCCACAGGAGGCCTATGTTTATGGGCAGGTCAGCAAGATGTACATCACCACAGTAGGGCTCAGTGACTTGCTGAATAACTTCAGTAAAGACAGAGTCGTATTGCCTGCTCCTTTTGTCAAATTAGGAACCATTAATTTTACGGGCGAGATTTCAGGTTTCTTTGATAACCTGGTAGCGTATGGAAGGTTATCAACGGCTGTCGGTTCGTTACAGACCGATTTGATTTTTGGAAATGATAAAGCGAAGAATGTAGCCGCTTTTCTGAAAGGACGTGTTCAGACCAATGAATTGAATTTGGAGGAGCTGTTGGGAGAACAGTCTCAATTAGGGAAAGCGAAGTGTGGAATACGGATTGATACAAAGCGTCCGGTGGGCGGACATTTTGCAGGTGAGATTCAGGCAAATGTTGAACGATTAGACTATAAAAACTATACTTATCAGGATATCCGGCTGGCCGGAAGCTTCAGGCGTAATGCTTTTGACGGTAGTCTGCAAGTAGAAGATCCGAATATTTCTCTTCTGGTAAATGGGCTCTTGGAGAGTAAAAAAGAAAATACAGTAGTGAACTTGGCTGTTGATTTAGCCCATTTCAAGCCTGATAAGCTGCATCTGTCAGACAAATATGAGGAACCGGATATTTCTCTTTCTCTGAATGCCGATTTTACAGGAAACAATATCGATAACGTGGTCGGAACGATTGAAGTCGATGACTTGTCGTTTAAGACGAAACCAGATAGTTTTGCCTTGAAAAAATTATTGGTCAAAGCCGGATCAGAGAATGGATTACGTCAGTTGAAAATCTCTTCTGATATCGTGAATGGAGAAGTGAACGGGGCTTATTCGTTCGGAACGATTGTCCCCAGTTTTATGAATACCTTGAAAGGCTATATTCCGACGCTGATCAATACCCGAACCCTTTCAAAAAAAGTGGATGAGAATGATTTTACCATGCTATTGACTATAGAGAATACCGAAGCTCTTTCGCATACGTTAAAGCTTCCGGTTACCATGTTGCAGCCGGCTCGGATCGCAGGGTCATATAATAATGCCTACAATAAATTCCGCTTTGAAGCTTATTTGCCTCAGTTCCAGTTGGGCAATTCAAGCTTTGAAGGAGGCTATCTGCATTGTAGTAATCCTACCGACAAAATGGATCTTTCCTTGAAAGCAACCCAATACAATGCAAAAGGTACACGCAATTATCTTGATTTACATCTGGATGCTAAAGAGGATTGTGTGAATACATATGTCAAATGGAATAATAACAAGGAACATCGGTTTGGAGCGGATGTTTCGGCTACTACCTGTTTCTTTATGGAAGAACCTGATCCGGAAGATAAGGAGGCTAAGCCTGTCCTCCGGACGGAAATAGCTTTGCATGAGACTCCTCTCATTGTGAATGATACGGTATGGTATATACGTCCGTCGTCTGTTACACTGAGGAATGGAAAGATTGATGTTAATAATTTCGTGGTTGAGCGAGGAAAGGAATTTGTCCATTTGAATGGAATGGTCTCTAAAGAAGTAACAGATTCACTCAAGATGGATCTGAACAACTTCGAATTGGGCTATATATTCGATATTCTGAATATTGAATCTGTTAAATTTACGGGAAAGGCTACCGGGAAATTCAATATCTGTGATTTGTATGGCAGCAGGATGTTGAATACAGATCTTGAGGTTCAGGATTTCTCGTTCAATGGCGTAAAGCTGGGACGACTGAATTTGTTCAGCGAGTGGGACGATTCTCAACGTGGAATACTGATGTTAGGAAGCATTTATAAGAATGATTCGACGTGGAGTGACGTGAGTGGTTATATTTATCCGGTGCGCACGCCTGAGCGAGAACCGGGATTATCGCTGCATTTTGATGCGAATGATATGAATATCGCCTTTTTGCAGCCCTTCATGGAAAAGATTGTCCAAAATGTAAAAGGAAGTGGCTTTGGTAAGATCCATCTTTTCGGTCCGTTTAAGGAACTGAATGTGGTCGGTGATGCCTACGTAGCTGATGGCGGAATGGGTATTGAATTCCTAAATACGTATTATACGTTTTCAGATTCCATTCATTTGGATACGACAAGCATACAGATCCGTAATCTGGCTTTTCACGATAAGTTCAATCATACGGGGCATGTCGATCTTCGGGTCAATCATGCGCATTTTAAGAATTTTGATTATCATGTCAATATCCAAGCCGATAATATGTTGATGTATGATGTCCCTGAAAAGCAGAATCCATTGATTTATGGTGTGGTATACGGAACCGGTACGGCTGCAATCAATGGTAACGGGCAGGTGACGAATTTTGATATTAATATGCAAAGTCGTCCCAACACACATGTGTATCTGAATTTCATGGGTAATTCAACGGCTTCGGAATATGATTTCATTACATTCGTTGATAAGAAAAAGTTGCGGGAAGAGGCTTTGCTCAGAGAAGAAGCAGTTCGTGATTCAATTGCCGGTCAGCTGTTTGCAGACGACGAAAGCTCTGACTTACGGATGAACTTCCTGTTGGATATCACTCCTGATGCCAATATTGAGCTGATTATTGATCCGAATGCCGGTGACCGTATCAAAGGATATGGAAGCGGAAGCATGCAGATTCAATACGGTACGCGTTCAGATGTCCGGATTTATGGGAATTTCGGTATCGAAAGTGGAAATTATAATTTTAGTTTGCAGCAGTTGATTCATAAGGACTTTAAGATTCGTGAAGGAAGTATGATCAGCTTTAATGGTGATCCGTTTAATGCGAACTTGGATATCAATGCCATATATAATGTAACGGCCAATTTGAGTGATTTGGATCAAAGCCTGGCATTGGAGAGTGCGCGGACGAATGTTCCGGTTAATTGCGTTTTGCAGCTGAGCGGCATGTTGCGACAGCCGAGTATCTCGTTTGATTTGGAATTACCTGGCTCGAACGAGGAACTGGAACGTCAGATGAAAAGTCTGATTGATACGGATGATATGATGACTCGTCAGATCGTCTATCTTCTGGTTCTGAACAAATTTTATACGCCTGAATATACAGGAACGCAAGGTTCTAATAATTTTACCGCTGTGGCTTCTTCCGCTTTGTCGTCTCAGATTTCCAGTTTGCTGAATAATATTACGGATAAAGTGCAAATTGGAACCAATATCCGGGCCAGTGAAGACGGCATTACTGACACAGAAGTTGAGATGCTTCTTTCAAGCCAGCTACTCAACAACCGATTGCTTTTTAACGGTAACTTCGGATATAAGAACAATCCGACCCAAAAGAATGCTATTATCGGTGAGTTTGACCTTGAATATAAGCTGACCCGCAGCGGAGAGATTCGCCTGAAGGCTTATAATCATGCCAACGACATGTATCAGTATCTGAAGCAGGCTTTAACAACGCAAGGTGTAGGTATCATGTTTAAGAAAGATTTTACACATTTCTCAGAGTTGTTCCAGCGTCGTCGTCGCCTGTTTCCTCTTCCGATGCCTGCCGACACGGTTTCTGTACCGCTTGCCCCTAAAGATTCTGTCCGCTGA
- the recR gene encoding recombination mediator RecR, which translates to MNNKYPSVLLENAVNELASLPGVGRKTALRLALHILRRDLPYAESFAKAIVDLRRDIKYCRVCHNICDEDLCSICANPARDHSLVCVVENIKEVMAIENTGQFRGVYHVLGGIISPMDGIGPGDLEIDSLVERVKSGEVKEVILALSTTMEGDTTNFFIYRKLSPFDVKISVIARGVSIGDEIEYADEVTLGRSILNRTSFNDAIKL; encoded by the coding sequence ATGAACAACAAATATCCATCCGTCTTACTGGAAAATGCAGTCAACGAACTGGCGTCGTTACCCGGCGTAGGCCGGAAAACGGCACTTCGGCTGGCCTTGCATATCCTGCGCAGAGACTTGCCTTATGCCGAAAGCTTTGCCAAGGCTATTGTAGACCTGCGGAGAGACATCAAGTACTGCCGCGTTTGCCATAATATCTGCGATGAGGATCTTTGTTCGATCTGCGCCAATCCGGCACGCGACCATTCGCTTGTATGCGTTGTCGAAAATATCAAGGAAGTGATGGCCATCGAAAATACCGGACAATTCCGCGGCGTCTATCACGTGTTAGGCGGAATCATTTCACCTATGGACGGAATCGGACCGGGTGATCTGGAAATCGACAGCTTGGTAGAACGTGTCAAAAGTGGAGAGGTGAAGGAAGTTATCCTGGCATTAAGTACGACCATGGAAGGCGATACGACCAATTTCTTTATCTACCGCAAGCTTTCACCGTTTGATGTAAAGATAAGCGTAATCGCACGCGGTGTTTCCATCGGCGATGAAATCGAATACGCCGATGAAGTAACCCTGGGCCGTTCTATCCTGAACCGGACCAGCTTTAATGATGCAATAAAACTTTAA
- a CDS encoding HU family DNA-binding protein has protein sequence MTANYKLVKNLSARKSDGKVLYHARYVPEKTVRTDELTNQVRERTALSPADLKAALQVLQDLIVDSLSNGRNVELEGIGTFSVVLAHRPLEDKKVRAESIHFRDVHFRSSSKLRERLQHMLLRRVDAETPSVLTDAEREERTLSYLQDHPYITGREYASLNECGRTKASADLRQMLEKGKLQRKRFGGMWLYSI, from the coding sequence ATGACAGCAAATTACAAGTTGGTGAAGAATTTATCGGCCCGGAAGTCAGACGGGAAAGTCTTGTATCATGCACGCTATGTGCCGGAAAAGACGGTCAGGACAGACGAGCTGACCAATCAGGTCAGGGAACGGACGGCCTTGTCGCCGGCTGATCTGAAGGCAGCCCTGCAGGTATTACAGGATTTGATTGTCGATTCGTTGAGCAACGGGCGTAATGTCGAGCTCGAAGGCATAGGAACATTCAGTGTGGTGTTGGCACATCGTCCGCTTGAAGATAAGAAAGTGCGGGCAGAATCCATTCATTTTCGGGATGTTCATTTCCGTTCGTCAAGTAAATTACGCGAGCGGTTACAGCATATGCTATTGAGGCGGGTCGATGCCGAAACTCCTTCGGTCCTGACAGATGCCGAGCGGGAAGAACGTACGTTGTCTTATCTGCAGGATCACCCGTATATAACTGGTCGGGAATATGCCTCTCTGAATGAATGCGGCCGTACGAAAGCATCGGCCGATTTGCGACAGATGCTGGAAAAGGGTAAGTTACAGCGTAAACGTTTTGGTGGAATGTGGTTGTATTCCATCTGA